The segment AGCAACGAAGGACAGAACTTCTCTGCGGGTGCCAATGTGGGTATGATATTCATGTTGGCTGTAGAGCAGGAATTCGATGAGTTGGATATCGCAGTGAAGATGTTCCAACAGACTACGACCCGATTGAGGCATTGCAATATCCCCGTAGTAGCAGCTCCTCATGGACTGACGCTAGGTGGTGGCTGCGAGATATGCCTGCATGTGGACAAGGTGGTCGCTCATGCAGAGACCTATATGGGGCTGGTAGAATTCGGTGTAGGACTCATCCCTGGTGGTGGTGGCACGAAAGAATTCGCCCTCAGATTGGCCGATGAGCTACATGATGGTGACATGCGCATCAACCAGTTCCGCAACCGGTTCTTGACCATCGGTCAGGCCAAGGTGTCTACCAGTGGTGAAGAAGCCTTCGAGTTGGGATATATGCGAAGAGGCCAGGATGAGGTAGTGGTCTCACGCGAGCACCAATTGAGCATTGCCAAAGAGGCCTGTCAACTGATGGCCGATGAGGGATATACCGCTCCCCCACCTCGCAAGGATATCGAGGTGCTTGGAAATGAGGCTTTAGGCGTGGTCTATGTAGGTGCGGATAGCATGAGGAGTGGGAATTACATCTCCGATCATGACCAGCTGATCTCTGAGAAATTAGGATTCGTATTGGCCGGAGGAGATTTCACTACACGCACTGAAGTGAGTGAGAAATACCTGCTCGATCTCGAACGCAGAAAGTTCTTGGAGCTCTGCGCAGAGCGCAAGACCCTGGAAAGACTCCAGAGCATCATCACCACAGGTAAAGTATTACGCAACTGATCGGGTCCTTGAATCCAGGTCATTAAAAATTGAATCAATAATGGACGCATATATCATCAAAGCATATCGCAGCGCAGTAGGAAAAGCCCCCAGAGGTCTCTTCAAGCATATGCGCGCTGACGATCTCGGTGCCAAGGTCATCCAGCACATCATGTCCGAGCTACCTCAGCTGGACCATGAGCGTATTGACGATGTCATCGTGGGCAATGCCACCCCGGAGGCCGAGCAAGGACTCAACGTGGGTCGCATGATCTCACTCATGGGATTGAATACAGAGAAGGTCCCAGGTATGACGGTCAATCGCTATTGCTCTTCTGGACTGGAGACCATCGCCATCGCCAGTGCAAAGATCCACAGTGGCATGTCAGACTGCATCATCGCAGGTGGAGTGGAGACTATGACACCTATCCCCTTCGGAGGATGGAGATTGGTCCCCAATCCCAAAGTGGCCAAGGAACATCCAGATTGGTATTGGGGTATGGGCCTCACTGCAGAAGCGGTCGCTAAAGAGTACAATGTTACTCGAGGTGAACAGGATGAATTCGCTTATCATTCCCAGATGCGCGCTGCAGATGCGCTGGTCAATGGCCGGTTCAAAGAAGACATCGTGCCTATTGAGGTGACAGAGGTGTTCGTCAAGGACGACAAACGCCAAGAGCGCACTTATACAGTAGATACCGATGAAGGAGTAAGGAAGGACACCAGCTTGGAAGCCTTGGCCAAACTCCGTCCAGTATTCGATGCTAAGGGAACAGTGACTGCCGGAAATGCCTCACAGACTTCCGATGGAGCTGCTTTCACCCTCGTGGTATCTGAGCGCATGCTCAAAGA is part of the Flavobacteriales bacterium genome and harbors:
- a CDS encoding thiolase family protein — protein: MDAYIIKAYRSAVGKAPRGLFKHMRADDLGAKVIQHIMSELPQLDHERIDDVIVGNATPEAEQGLNVGRMISLMGLNTEKVPGMTVNRYCSSGLETIAIASAKIHSGMSDCIIAGGVETMTPIPFGGWRLVPNPKVAKEHPDWYWGMGLTAEAVAKEYNVTRGEQDEFAYHSQMRAADALVNGRFKEDIVPIEVTEVFVKDDKRQERTYTVDTDEGVRKDTSLEALAKLRPVFDAKGTVTAGNASQTSDGAAFTLVVSERMLKELDVEPIAQLKSYHVSGLEPRIMGMGPMYAVPKAIEKAGLKASDIDLYELNEAFASQSVAVMRELDLDPEKVNVNGGAIALGHPLGCTGAKLSVQLFNEMRRRNQKYGIVTMCVGTGQGAAGVYELLN